The genomic region tggcagcagctgcttctcaCCGCCAAGGAGAGGGAAAGCGTCggccagctgtgctgtgctgccggCCTCTAGCGCGGTGCAGCTCGTTTCAGCGCAGCCCTCTGTGGCTCTGCCTTGTCCCCACAGTACAAGCAAGTGGAGCAGTACATGTCATTCCACAAGCTGCCTGGGGACACGCGCCAGCGGATCCACGAGTACTACGAGCACCGCTACCAGGGCAAGATGTTTGACGAGGAGAACATCCTCGGGGAGCTCAGTGAGCCCCTCAAAGAGGTATGGGCAGGCCCCCCAGCGCTGGtgacttggcgggggggggggggctggtgctTGCTGAGGTCAGGCTGGGTGATGTCTCTGCTGACCCGCTCCTCACCCCACAGGAGATCATCAACTTCAACTGCCGCAACCTGGTGGCCAACATGCCCCTGTTTGCCAATGCAGACCCCAACTTTGTAACAGCCATGCTGACCAAGCTGCGCTTTGAGGTCTTCCAGCCTGGGGACTTCATCATCCGTGAGGGCACTGTGGGCAAAAAGATGTACTTCATCCAGCACGGGGTGGTCAGCATCCTCACCAAGGGCAACAAGGAGACAAAGCTGTCTGATGGCTCCTACTTTGGGggtgaggctgggctgggggacctgGAGCGCAGAGGGGAGTGAGACCTGCCGGGCGGGGGCAGGAGCTGAGGCATCCTTCGTGTTTCTGCCTGCTGCACCCTCTTCCAATCACCTCTTGCCCGGTGCCAAAGGCTCGGCATCCTCCTCACACCGGGCTCTGGGGCTCAGAAGTCCACCACCCCTGTTCTTACGGGCGACCTTGTCCGGCAGATCGAATCAGAGGGACCAGCAGTCAGAGGGATGAATTTTGGCTGGCTTGGGCAGAGGGGGCATCCACCCACCCCACCTGTGGCTGGAGAGGGGGCTGGGTTAGAGCAGAGCATCTGAGCCAGTTTATAGGCTACAAGCATGAGTCTGGGAGAGAAACAGGCCGGGCAATCACAGCAGCCATGCCCAGGGATGTCTCCgtggcctggggagggaggaagaggctgTGCCTGGCTGCGGGCACGGCCATGGCTGTCTGGACTCCCGGCTCTGCCCTTCCTCCTGAGTCATGCTCTCTTTCTGTGCAGGGTGTGGGAGCGCTGGGCTGCCCCGTCCCCTCTCCGGCTGCCGTTATCTGGGGAGGCTGTTGGGAAGGGGATGGACGGCTGCGTCATCCTGACGCCCAAACCTCTCTCCCTGCAGAAATCTGCCTGCTGACGCGGGGCAGGCGGACGGCCAGCGTGCGAGCTGACACCTACTGCCGCCTCTACTCCTTGTCGGTGGATAATTTCAATGAGGTGCTGGAGGAGTACCCCATGATGCGCAGGGCCTTTGAGACGGTGGCCATGGACCGGCTGGACCGCATAGGTGAGGAGCGGTCTCGGGGCCCAGCGCAGcctcctctgcacctgctccCAGGGGCTGCGGCAGCCCTGCCCCATGGGTGACGGCATCACAGGCCCCATGGATCACGGCATCCCAGCCCCATGGGTCCCCAGCAATGAGGATGAGGGGGAGCACAGGGAAGGAGCCTGCCTCCAGgatccctctctcctcccaggcAAGATCCAGGCAATGCCATATGACAGGCTCCCTGGGGGATCTCTCACCGCCCCCACACATATTTGCACTGTCTGGCATCAGCCAGCTGCTGTCTTCGCCCCCCCTCACCTGCAAAGGACAAGCAGgaccccagcccccagcctggaACCTTTGGAGCCAGGACTACCCTGTTTTGTCCCTgcttctccctctgccccagtCCGGACCTTCCCCAGGGTCTTGCTTCCCTTCGTCACACCGATGAGGTTTTACTCTCCCTTCCCCACTGCCACCCTGCCCTCCACGATGTCCCCAAGAGCCAGCGCTCCCGGGGTCAGTGACACTGCTGCCTCCCACCCAGGGAAGAAGAACTCCATCTTGCTCCGCAAGCGAGCCGAGCACAGCGCGGGGTCCATGAACAACGAGATGATCCAGCAGATCGTGAAGCACGACCAGGACATGGCCCACAACATCCAGGACCTGCAGCAGATGGCGATGGGCCGGGAGCTGAGCGGCAAACCGGTGATCTGGGAGCCGCTGGTGCACGCGCCCCTGCAGACAGCCGCCGCCACCACCAACGTGGCCATTGCCTTGACTCACCAGCACAGCCTGCAGGCCCACATCTTCCTGCCGCCCTCCTCCATCTCCAGCCCGCTCTCCCCTGAGGCCACCCTGCTCACAAAGCCGGTGCGCaggtcccagcccagcctggggggcTCCCGGCCCTCCTCCGTAAGCTCCCCGTCGGGGACACAGTCCCACCTCCAGACGCCCGCCGCCGGTTCGCCTTCCTCCCCCATGGTCCAGTCCCAGGCGCCCCTGGAGAGCGGCGGCCAGAGACCAAGCCATGGGGCGCAGCCCCTGCCACGCGCGGCACAGAAGGGGGAGATGCCTCCGGCAGCCAAGCAGCCCCCGgccggctcccagccccagctctccaaGTCCCGGGGCGCCTCGGTCTCCACCTCGCTACTGCAGCAGGCGGCGGGGGCTCCATCCCCCAGCTCAGAgcaggtgctgccagcagggagAACGCTCCACTACAGCCTGTCCCGAGCCACTGGCTCCCACATctctcttttgatgcagccccagcagctggtgAAGCACAGGAGCATCCAGGGCCTGCCCGTGGGGCGGCTCACCCAGGACGTCCGGCTCCTCTCCgcctcccagccctcccttcccaaTAAAGTGGCCCAGCAAGCCGACGGGAGCTCcttgcagcagggcaggaaatCTGCAGGGAATCTGGCCCGCAGATCCTCTCCCTCGGTAGCCGGACTCCTCACCAAGCCATGTCCGGGGATCCCAGGCCAGCCGGCACACCCGCAGCAGATGCCTTCAGGATCGCTGGCTCAACCCAGCCGCTCCGTGGCTGGAGCATCCACCCCGCAGTCCCCGGTCTCTGCGtccaggcaggcagcaggtccCTCCCGCAAGGGTTCCGTGGCCTTCAGCCCCGAGGTGGAAACAGGGAAGCCCAAACTCCCGTCCAACATGTGAGTCCCCGGCAGCACCGTGCACAGGCAGGAGGGACCCAGGCACGCTGGCGGCGGAGGCGGCAGGAGAGGCAGAGCACCTGGGGAAGGGCCCTGGCCCCGGCTGTGTTGGAGAGAAGATGAGGTGAGAGGCAGCGCCCGGGGCCATAGACTGGCTGCTCCAGACGCGGGGGGATGGCAGGGACGGGtatggggcagccccacagctggcCCGGCTGGATGAGGAGGGGGCTCTGCTGACTGCCCTGCGGGGGAAACCCTGCACGGGCTCTCGCCTCCTTGCTCCATCACCGTCTCTCCCGAGTCCTGCCCTCCTGGCTACAGGATGGGTCAGAGCCCTTGCCCAAACCCTGGCCTTGCTGGGGAGCCCGGCTCCCAACAACTGCTCCCTGGGGGCCGGGCCCCCCCGTGCTCTGCCCTTGCACCCCACGGCTTCTCCTTGAGCCCAGGCCGGCTCTGGCGGCTCCTCCAGTTTGTCCTCGGTGGCAGCAGTGGCCGCCACACGCCTGCCTTGATCCCCAGAAAGCTTTGCCCAGCACCCTCGCTTtctgggagagggggagaggcagCCCCCGCGGGGCCCACAGCTGAGGGCAGagtgagggggctggagccccatGGCGGGGTCTGCCCGGGCAGGCAGAGTGCGGTTTCCCAGGGCCAGCGGGGGCCAGGTCGCCCCTCCCTGAGGCCCTGGCGGGAGGGAAGGGCCTTAGGGATGTCCCTAAGGGACCAGGACCTGGGCGTCCCGGGCAGGGTCCCCCTGGTGTGGTGAGTGCCACGTGGCGGAGATGGGGGTCGGACGGGTCTCCCACTGAGCAGCCCCCAGGTGCCTCTCCCCGGCTCGGGGGTGCCCCTCGCCTTGGAGGTGCCGGGTCCCCGTGAGGTTGGGATGCGCTGCCGGGCAGCGCCCTGCCCCTGGGCACTGCCACCCGGACCCTCCCCATGCTCTGGCGAGGGGCAGCCAGAGCGGGACCCCGCTGCCCGCGGCTCCTGGGAGGATGCTCAGCCCGggctctgctcccaccctgcgCTGCGGTCCCGTCTCCAGACTGCCCGGTGATGCCAGTCACCAGCGCTGCAGTGAGCCGAAGGGTGTTGCGAAGAGATGCCAACCCCGGGCAGCGCCTGGGTGACGTGTGGGGCCGTGGGGCTGcctccccctcaccctgctgggtCTCTGTAGGGGAGGGCAGGGGCCCGGGGTCCCTGAGGCCAACCACCATCGCCCCTCCAGAGCCAGTAGTCAGCCATGTGTGTTCGAGTTGTGGCTCCGCCGAGCAGCTGAGCTCTGCTTACAGTGTTGCTTTGGGCCAACCGTGTTAGCAGTCCTGGTTAGAGTAGTGTCCCCTCCCGACCCCGCCGTGCTGCGCAAGCTGCTTCCCACTACTGGAGTCAGGAACCATGGCTTGTAGTCGTCCTCTGGGGCTTGGCTGCCAACGACCAGGGTGCACCAGACCCCCGGCGCAGCAGGCGAGGGTCTTGTTCCACATGGTACTTCTCGAAGTGAGGTCTTGAGTTCTCCCCCCTCATGTTTTGGGACGTCGGGACTAGTCCGGACTGCGGGGCTGCTCAGAGCGCCCGGCCAGCGGGGCACAGCAGTCCGGTGGGAATCCCGTCAGTGTGGCCATCAGAGGGGATGTCCagcactgcctttttttccacGGACTTCAACTCCCCTTCCCCGCCCACCCCGCGTCCCGCTCCATCCCCATGGTCGGTGTCTCCCCGGCAGCCCCTCGGGAAGGGGTCTGCAGCCGGGCTGCGTAGTCAGACGTTCCCAGGCTGTGTTTACACTGCGTGATGTAGATGTTTTAGCGGTCATCCTAGGTGTCCCCCGCAGAGCACGCGGGCTGGTCCGGACGGCACCGAGCACGGCTCCGCTTCCGCCAGCCACGCTGCCTGCGCACCCTCCCCACGccgcagccctgtgccaggagccaGAGCCACCCTGTGCTCCAGCCACCGCCACGGCAGACCCCTGCCTCGAGCCACGTTGGCTTGTGGCCCCAGCGCCCCGTCCCAgtggggaggctggaggggcCAGGGCGGCCAGCGGCACACGCGTGTCTCTGCAGCGTGCGTGGGTGCGAGTCTAGTCACCAAAGACCATGATCCTTCACTCTTGCACTCACGGCAGTCGATGTACAGAGCTTGTAGTTTTCATATCGCAgagaatttaaaagcatttttttatttttggtcgTTGTACATAATGGATTTAAATAATAAAGAGAGAttctgagctgggctggggcggCCTCCTTCGGTGCCACCTGCTGGCACCCCCAGGGCGGGTTGGGATGGGGCGGGGGGCACACCACGCTCCCCCTCCTGCGGAGAAGCTGGATCCAGTCCTGGCCCTGCCCAGAGCCCGGAGCAGCCGGGACATCCCTGGGTGCCCTGCGAGGGGCCTGTCCCCGGTCCCACAGccccggggagtgcagtgggggCCCAAAGGCAGCAGGACCCTCCCGCCCACCCCGTCCCTTTAGGCCCTGGGGAGATTAATGTTTAATCTTTGGTTATTTTCCCCTTCCATCTCCCTTCCATTTATTaactggggggcgggggggaggggggaggtttGATATTGCCTGATTGCAGAGCGGACGCTGGGCATTAACTAGATTAAATGAAGGTCATGCAGCGCGAGATGTGCTGGGGTGCCTGAGCCACGACGGCCGGGGCGATTGCGGCGCAGAACCCCACACGACGCTGCCGGTGCAGGTCTGGGGCCACGGTTTTGCCCTGACTGCACCCCTCCTCAGCACCTCCTGCCTCCGTACCTTCCGCAGCACCATCCGCAGGGTGCGGGCAGCCCACCGTGCCCCGTCACCTCTCCCCACGGCAGCCCCTGCCGCAGGATGCTGGTGGCTGCCCCACCATCAGCAAGAGTAAGGCTCTGTGATACACCATGAGATCAGAGCTGATTAGCGGTTTCTTTCTAATTTGATTATTTCAGATTACACCGATTAAGAGTGCGTGTAAGCCAACAGTCCCTTGCCCCAGCGTCCTGCTGGAGGGCCGGGCTGCGCCGCCAGCGCCTGggcctggctctgcccagccagcAAGCCACTCCGCGGCGCACTGAAGCTGCTGGAAGCAAAAAGAGCATTTTCTTGGAAATACAATTACAGCCCATGTGTGTCTCATGCCCAGCCACGATTCACCCACCATCTGCAGGGCTCAGGCAGCCGACGCGTCCGGGGCTGGGGATGAGGCGAAGGGACCTGCCGGCTCCTGCCGTGTCCTGGGGCGAGGGCAGTGATGCTGCCGGCAGCCCGGGCCCAGCGCCGCATGGGGACCCGGCTGTGACGGCTCTGCCCCAAGCCCCCGTGCTCCCGGCGGTGGCAATAGCAGGGGGGGATTAGCAGGCAACAAGGCAGAGATTGATTAAAGCAGGGTTAGCCGAGATTAGAGGATCACGGCGGATAAGCGGGAGATTGCCAATCAGCGGGCcgggcgctggggagggggctgcggggcgctggggagggggctgcggggcggcatCCCTCGTCGCGGGCCAGGGGTGCCACGCAGAGCTGCGCCCACGCCCCGCCTCGTCACAGCGAGGGGACGGCCACGGGGACAGCGGGAAGCCAGAGCGCACCCCCCGGCGGCACCCGGCTTCTCACCCGCACGCAAAGGTGTGCAGtgcaccgcccccgcccccgcacTGCACCCCCCGACACCGGCATCCCCCTGCACTGCACCCCCTGCACGCCCCTAACACCTGCACCCCCTGCACTGCACCCCCTGCACGCCCCTAACACCTGCACCCCCTGCActgcaccccctgcaccccccccggtagctgcacccccccccccagacctgCACCCCGAGACCCGCACCCCCTGCCCCGCACCCCCCGAGACCCCGCTCCCCCCGACTGCCCGCCCCGCCCTCGCGCTGCGGCCGGGcgctctctccatcctccctctccACCAATCAGCCGGCTCGGTCCCGCCCTCCCCGCGCTCCTACTGGCCCATCCCGCTTGGGCTCATCCTCATACGATGGAGCGGGCCAATGAGCGCGGGCGCAGGGCGAGTCCCGACGCTGGCCCCGCCCtcgcgcggggcacgccgggagctgtagtccggcggcggcggggtggcggcgggcgcggcggctCCGCACTACGCGCCCCGGCGGGCCCCGCGCCCGGCGCCGGGGGCGGAGCGCCTCAAAAggccgcgggcggcggggcccggccgcgcTCGGGGTCACCATGAGCGGCAGCGGGGCGGCCGAGCGGGAGGAGTTCGCGGCCTTCTTCCCGCAGATCGTCCGCGATCTGACGGAGGGAGGCCTGGGCCACCCGGAGGTGGGCGACGCCGTGGCGAGGCTGAAGGAGGTGAGGGGCGGGGAGGAcaggccggggtggggggcggcgggcccggcgctgcccccgcTGCCCGCTGTCCTCGCTGCCCGCAGGTGCTGGAGTACAACGCGCCGGGCGGGAAGTGCAACCGCGGGCTGACGGTGCTGGCCGCCTTCCGGCAGCTGGCGGGGCCCGAGCAGCGCGACCCCGAGAGCCTCCGGTGCGCCCTGGCCGTCGGCTGGTGCATCGAGCTGGTGAGAGCCGGGGAGGGCGGCTGTGGGCGGGTGTCCCGTGGGGCGACCCCCAGCCCTAACCCGGCTTCTCGTAGTTCCAAGCCTTTTTCCTGGTGGCTGACGACATCATGGACGCGTCCCTTACCCGGCGAGGGCAGCTCTGCTGGTACAAGAAGGTGAGAGCGCTCGGGAGGGCCCTGGCTGCCGGGGCGCCCCGTGGGGTTGGGGTGTTGTGTGACATCTCTCTGCTCTCCTGGTGCAGGAGGGGATTGGGCTGGATGCCATCAACGACGCCTTCCTCCTTGAGTCGTCTGTCTACCGGCTGCTGAAGAAGTACTGTGGGGAGCGCCCGTACTACCTGCACCTGCTGGAGCTCTTCTTGCAGGTGAGCCTGACCCCTGTGTCACCCTCCTGCAGGCTTACCCTGGGGCTGGACCCTTCCTGGAGggttcatagaatggtttgggtgggaagggaccatgAAGAccatcccgtcccctcccctgccctgggcagggacacctcccaccagcccaggtggctccaagccccgtccaacctggccttgaacccctccagggatggggcagccacagcttctctgggcaacctgggccaggggctcagcgccctcggaagaaggaatttcttcctcacatct from Rissa tridactyla isolate bRisTri1 chromosome 23, bRisTri1.patW.cur.20221130, whole genome shotgun sequence harbors:
- the HCN3 gene encoding potassium/sodium hyperpolarization-activated cyclic nucleotide-gated channel 3, giving the protein MDAATGRSPEPREKPPVLDGEAAGAPAGAAGAAPASPAAAEQIVAEGEAAAAAAGTFVQRQLGAMLQPAVNKFSLRMFGSHRAVEIERQRVKSAGAWIIHPYSDFRFYWDLIMLLLMVGNLIILPVGITFFKDENTPPWIVFNVLSDTFFLADLVLNFRTGIVVEDNTEIILDPHTIKMKYLKSWFLVDFISSIPVDYIFLIVDLETQVDSDVYKTARALRIVRFTKILSLLRLLRLSRLIRYIHQWEEIFHMTYDLASAVVRIFNLIGMMLLLCHWDGCLQFLVPMLQDFPEDCWVSINHMVNDSWGKQYSHALFKAMSHMLCIGYGQQAPEGMTDVWLTMLSMIVGATCYAMFIGHATALIQSLDSSRRQYQEKYKQVEQYMSFHKLPGDTRQRIHEYYEHRYQGKMFDEENILGELSEPLKEEIINFNCRNLVANMPLFANADPNFVTAMLTKLRFEVFQPGDFIIREGTVGKKMYFIQHGVVSILTKGNKETKLSDGSYFGEICLLTRGRRTASVRADTYCRLYSLSVDNFNEVLEEYPMMRRAFETVAMDRLDRIGKKNSILLRKRAEHSAGSMNNEMIQQIVKHDQDMAHNIQDLQQMAMGRELSGKPVIWEPLVHAPLQTAAATTNVAIALTHQHSLQAHIFLPPSSISSPLSPEATLLTKPVRRSQPSLGGSRPSSVSSPSGTQSHLQTPAAGSPSSPMVQSQAPLESGGQRPSHGAQPLPRAAQKGEMPPAAKQPPAGSQPQLSKSRGASVSTSLLQQAAGAPSPSSEQVLPAGRTLHYSLSRATGSHISLLMQPQQLVKHRSIQGLPVGRLTQDVRLLSASQPSLPNKVAQQADGSSLQQGRKSAGNLARRSSPSVAGLLTKPCPGIPGQPAHPQQMPSGSLAQPSRSVAGASTPQSPVSASRQAAGPSRKGSVAFSPEVETGKPKLPSNM